The sequence GACCGACCGATGCCGCTACCAGTGCCGTAGCACCGCCATCGGGCATCAGTCCGATTCTGGTGAACGCTAAAAGGAAGTAGCTCGATTCGGATGCCACCGTCAGGTCACATGCCAACGCCAGTGACACACCGACGCCTGCCGCCGCGCCGCGAACTGCTCCGACAACCGGGTGCGGGAAGGCCCTGATCGTCGCGGTGACTCGATTGGCCGCATCAATCGTCGCGGCCGAGGGCGCGGCGGACAAATCCAAACCGGCGATGTCCGCGCCGGTGCAGAATGCTCTACCCGCACCGGTGAGGACGGCGGCGCGTACCTCGGGGTTTTCCGAGTGCGCTTCGAATGATTCGGCGATCGCGTCGAGGGTTGCTGTGGTGACAGCGTTCATGCTGGCAGGGCGATTGATGAGGACATGGAGCACGCCGTTATCGACGCTGCTCACCACTCCGGTGTCGACGGTTGTCACAGCGACTCCTTTAGATGCGGGGAACCGCCCCCGCTACTTCGACGGGGGCAATTCGGGGTTCGAGTTGGTATGCGAATACCGATGCCGGCTTGACGGTGGTTCGGCTCGGTCGAGGCTAGCATGACTAGTATAACGACCGTTAGCCTCAATCTTTCGTGAGTCCCGCGTGCCGGCCTGACCAGTTCGGATTCGATGGTGGAGGCGGTGGATCCGGTGTGCATCCACGCTTGGTCGCCCGACACGGTCGGGTGACGTCGGGGTCCACGGCCCCGAACTGAGTGTCCTTTCGACTCGATAAATGAAGATTCGTGCAGGTCACACAGGTGCAGGTAGCGCGGTGAGCCGGTTCAGGCCGGCCACGAGAACATCGACACCGGGAGCCGTCGCGGCCAGCCGCAGCCGAACCTGACGGGCATGGCGGGCGATCTTCCCGGCGATCGACAGCACCCGCAGCCGCAGCCGTTTCGGCTCCCACCGCCGCGCCGGGACCTCGGTGAATGCCAGCATCTGCATCCACGCGGTCAACTCGCATGCCAGTTGCACGAGCGCGAGCCAGATCCGGTTCTGATCGAACCCGTGCAGCGGAAGATTCTGCAGCCCGGTTGCTTTCGCTGTCCGGATCCGGTCCTCGCACCGAGCCCGACGGCGGTGCCGCAACTCCAGATCGGGGAGTTGCCCGCGGCGGGTGTTGGTCACGAACGCCGTCAACCGCAGGCCGTCACGGTCGGTGAACCGCAACTGCGCACCCGGATGCGGTCTCTCCTTCCTGACGATCACGCGCATGCCGGTCGGCCACGTCGACAGGTCGAGCAGCCCGGTGATCTCGGTGACCCAGGCCCCGTCCCGGACCTGCCCGTCCGAGTCGTAAGCCGGAGTCCATGCCTGCTCGGGAACCAGATCGATCGCGGCGGCATAGGCGTCGGTCAACCCGAATCCCACCGAATACGAGAGCCTGCGCTTGGTCAGATACTCGATCAAGGAGTGGGTGCCACCGGCACCATCGATCCGGACCAGCACCTTCTTCCCGACCCGATATCCCGGGTCGAACGGCAACTGCGCCAGGGCGCCCTGCACGACAGTGACGTGATCGGCGGCGGTGTTCGAACCGGCATTGCCCGGGCGCAGCAGCATCGCGACGGGTTCACCGGTGCCGTGCTCACCGTGGTCGACGAACGCACACAGCGGATGAAACCCGAAGCCGCGTTTGAAGTTCGGGGCAGCAGATTCCTTGTCCGAGTGCGCGGTGACGAGGGTGGCATCGATGTCGATGACCAGCGGTGTGTGCTCGTCGATGGCGTGATCGGGTGCCACCGACCCGGCGGCGGTCCAGGCGTGGGCGCGGGCGGTAGCGCGGGCCCGTCCGATCGCGGCGAGAGCGGTGTCGGCATCACCGGCGAGGGTGGTGATCAGGCGGGAGACAGTCGGGTCGGAGGCCACCTGGCCGAACAGTTCGGGGTGGGCGCGTAGTTGGTTGATGTCGGCGAGGCAGTCCCCGCCGATCGCCAGGGAGAGCGCGAGGTCGAGGAGGATCTTGCCAGGATCGTGGCGTGCCAACGGTTTCCGGAACTGAGCGAGTTCGGTCGTCAATGCTGTGGTGAGGCCGGTTTTCTCGGCGGTGCGCAGCAGCAGGACAGCGCCGGCATGGGACACGACGCCGGTTCCGGTACCCGATGCGGACAGGTGTGGGTAGGGGGACGTAGACTTGCTCACCTGAAGGGTGCTCCTGGCTCACGCGATTGTTCAACCTTAGACAAGTCGAATTATCGCAGGTCGGAGCACCTTTCTTTCTGTGTGACACGGGTTGAGGTCGAATTTCCGTGAAAGCCCCGGGTTAGATACTTCGTTGACCTGATGTTGACCATCCTGATTTCTCTGTATCGAACGTTATATAAACAGTTCGATCCATCTTGAGGAGGCTACGTGGCCGACGAGTCACTCCCATCCGAACCCGAGGCACTGTACGAGCGGCGTGGCAACATCGCGCTCATCACGCTGAACCGTCCGCGTGCCCTCAATGCCGTCAACGGCGCACTGTCCACGGCAGTGGGCACCCTGCTCATGCAGGCGGACTCCGACGACGAGATCCGCGTCATCGCTCTCACTGGTGCCGGTCGCGCGTTCTGCGCCGGTGCTGATCTTAAAACCATTGCGGCGGGCGAGAACGTCGACGCCGACGTGAACCCGGAATGAGGTTTTGCCGGCTACGTGCAGCACTGGGTGAGCAAGCCGACGATTGCCGCGGTCAACGGCTTCGCCCTGGGCGGCGGCACCGAACTGGTCCTGGCCAGTGACCTCGCGGTCGTCGACGAGAACGCCCAGCTCGGCCTGCCGGAGGTCAAGCGTGGCCTGTTCGCGGCCGCCGGCGGGGTGATTCGCCTGCAGCAGCAGATGCCGCGCAAGGTTGCCCTCGAACTCGCGCTGATCGGTGAGCCGATCACCGCAGAGCAGGGCAAGGAACTGGGCCTCGTCAACCGAGTGGCCCCGGCGGGGACCGCCCTCGACGTCGCGCTCGAACTCGCGTACCGAGATCGCGGCGAACGCGCCGATCTCGGTACGGGAGTCGAAGGCGATGATCCATGCCACTGCCAGCGGCTCTGACTGGGACCGGGGTGTGTGGGATGCGAACGCGAAGGCGATGACTGTGGTCTTCAGCAGCGCTGATGCCAAGGAAGGCCCGACCGCATTCGCCGAGAAGCGTGCCCGGTCTGGCAGGGTCGCTGACTCTTCAATCTAGGTCCGGTGCCCCGTTGATTCGCATCCAGGGCACCAACCCCAGACACCTACAAACTTAGTACTGCAACGACAGTTTGTGACCACCGGTGCACGTGTGGTAATTGATCACTTGTGCAGTCGGAGGTGTTGGAATGGTCAGCGGGGTTCACGGCGTTCTGCAGTCGGTTCGCGCACCGGTTCTCGCGGGTGGAGTCACGGCGGCGGATGGGTGCCTACGTGCGCGGCCTGCTCGCGGAGGTCGAACGCAAGAACGGCTGGACGCTGGCCGAGGCCGCCGGGGACACCGGCCCGGAAGGCATGCAACGACTGCTGAACTTCTACACCTGGGACTGCGACGGGCTGCGCAATGACGTGCGAGACGTGGTGGTCGAGGCGATCGGCGACGAGCAGACCGGGGTATTGATCGTCGACGAGACCGGATTTCTGAAGAAAGGCAACAGATCCGCGGGCGTGGCGCGGCAGTACTCCGGCACCGCCGGACGGATCGAGAACTCCCAGATCGGGGTGTTTTTGGCCTACGCTTCCGACCGCGGTCGGGCATTGATCGATCGAGAGTTGTATCTACCCAAGTCGTCGACCGAGGACCGCGATCGGTGTCGCGATGCCGGCATCGACGACAGCATCGAGTTTGCGACCAAACCCGAACTGGCGCAATCGATGATAGACCGTGCTCTCGATGCCGGCATTCCGTTCGGGTGGGTCACCGCCGACGAGGCCTACGGTCAGGTCGGCCTCGAAGACATCACAAACTGCGGCTGCAGTACTAAGTGCTGAGTTCCTCTTTGGAGGCGTAGATTAGAGGGTGAGTATATCGGTTCGAGTCGATCGGAGGCGAGCCGGATGCCGAAGATCCTGCGCGCACGCCCGGCCGTGGACAGCGACGAGGAACGGACGGTCCGCCGATTGGCCGGCGCCCGGCACGCTCCCGCCGACTGGGTGCAGCGAGGCCGGATCATCGCGCTGAGCTGGGACGGACTGCGGGTCCCGGCCATCGCCGCGCAGCTGGGCTGCCACGAGCAGACCGTGCGTCGATGGCTCGAGCGGTTCAACGCCGACGGGCTCGACGGGCTGGCCGATCGGGGTGGTCAGGGCCGCAAACGTCGGATCACCGAGGGTGAGCGGTCCCGAATCCTGGCCCTGGTCAAGCAGACTCCGCCCGGTCGTCCGGACCGCACACCGGACGGGCAGCTCGCGGCCGCCGAGGCGGCCGGTCCGCCGGAGTGGACCCTGAACGCCCTGACCGCCGCGGCCCGGGCCGAGGGCATCGACGTCCACCGCAGCCAGGTGCGACGGATCCTGCTCGCCGAGGGGGTGCGGTGGCGGCGCACCCGCACCTGGATCCGGTCCACCGACCCGGATTTCGCGGGAAAAGGACACGGATCGTCGCGCTCTACACCGCACCACCGGCGAACGCGACGATCCTCTGCGCCGACGAACTCGGCCCGGTGATCCCGCGCAGCTTCCCGCCGGCGCCGGGCGGGTCTCCCGACGGGCACCGCATCAAGGCCACACTCGATTACGGGCGTGGGCCGGAGAAGACCTGGGTGTACGGGGCGCTGCGTCCGAGGGACGGCCACGAACTTACGATGACTGCATCCTGTCGTAACAGTATTGCCTACCAACGGTTTCTGCAGGTCATGGAGCGGGACAACCCCGACGGCGAGATCGTGGTGGTCACCGACAACCTCTCCTCCCATCGCAGCGTGTCCACGCGAGCTTGGCTCGAGGAACATCCCCGGATCCGGCAGGTGTTCATCCCGGTCGGTGCGTGCTGGCTGAATCTGCAGGAGGGGTGGTGGCGGATCTTCCGTAAGGCCGCGCTGGCCGGGCAGACCTTCGCCGATCCCGACGAGATCGAGGCGGCCACGCTCCTGGCCACGGCGCAGCTCAATGCCCGAGCCCGACCCTGGCTCTGGGGGCGCCCGGCCCCTCCGACCCGGAAACTACGCCGACGTTTTGTCTACTTTCTTTGAGGAATTCAGCACTACAATTCCGGCTCGCGTCCGGATCCGAGTGAGCGCAAACTGCTTCGCATCGAGGTCCGTAACACGGGGACGCCGATCGAACGCAAGCCGAACTGGATCAAGACCCGCGCGAAGATGGGCCCGGAGTACTCCAAGCTCAAGTCACTGGTCAAATCCAAAGGCCTGCACACCGTGTGCGAAGAAGCTGGCTGCCCCAACATCTACGAGTGCTGGGAGAACCGGGAGGCGACGTTCCTCATCGGCGGCGACCAGTGCACCCGCCGCTGCGACTTCTGCCAGATCGACACCGGTAAACCTGCTGAGCTCGACCGTGACGAACCCCGTCGTGTGGCCGAGTCTATCCGCTCGATGGGGTTGCGCTACTCCACAATCACCGGTGTCGCCCGTGACGACCTGCCAGACGAGGGCGCTTGGCTCTATGCCGAGACCGTCCGCAAAATCCACGAACTGAACCCAAACACCGGGGTGGAGAACCTGATCCCGGATTTCCATGCCAAACCCGACCTGCTGGCCGAGGTGTTCGACGCACGGCCGGAGGTGCTCGCGCATAACCTGGAGACGGTGCCGCGGATCTTTAGTACTGCAACGACAGTTTGTGACCACCGGTGCACCTATGATAATTGATCTTGGTGCAGTCTGAGGTGTTGGAGTGGTCGGCGGGGTTCACGGCGTTCTGCAGTCGGTTCGCGCACCGGTTCTCGCGGGTGGAGTCACGGCGGCGGATGGTGGCGTATGTCCGTGGATTGCTCGCGGAGGTCGAACGCAAGAACGGCTGGACGTTGGCGGAGGCCGCCGGGGACGCCGGCCCGGAAGGCATGCAGCGGCTGCTGAACTTCTACGCCTGGGACTGCGACGGGCTGCGCGATGACGTGCGAGACGTGGTGCTCGAGGCGATCGGCGACGAGCAGACTGGGGTGTTGATCGTCGACGAGACCGGTTTTCTGAAGAAAGGCAACAGATCCGCAGGCGTGGCCCGACAGTACTCCGGCACCGCCGGGCGGATCGAGAACTCCCAGGTCGGGGTGTTTTTGGCCTACGCGTCCGCTCGTGGTCGGGCATTGATCGACCGGGAATTGTATCTACCCAAGTCCTGGACCGAGGACCGCGATCGGTGCCGGGACGCCGGCATCGACGACGACATCGGATTCGCAACGAAACCCGCACTGGCACAGTCGATGATCGAACGTGCCCTCGATGCCGGTGTTCCGTTCGGGTGGGTCACCGCCGACGAGGCCTACGGTCAGGTCGGCCGGCTGCGGATGTGGCTCGAATCGCGCGGTGTGGCGCACGTGTTGGCGGTGCCGAAAACGCAGATGGTGGTGTCGATGCAGTTGCGGCAACGCCGCGCCCACACCGTGATCAGTGAAGTGGACGCGTCGGTATGGCAACGGTTGTCGTGCGGGGACGGCGCGCACGGACCGCGGGTCTACGACTGGGCTGCGGTCCCGATCCGGCCGCTGCGCGAGCCCGGCCGGGGTCACTGGCTGTTGGCCCGCCGTTCGATCGCCGACCCGGAGCAGATCGCCTACTACATCTGCTACGGTCCCGCCGACACCCCCCTTGCCAAGCTGGTGCGGGTGGCCGGCAGCCGGTGGGCGATCGAGGAGTGTTTCCAGACGGCGAAGAACGAAACCGGACTCGACCACTACCAGGTCCGGGGCTACACCGCCTGGTACCGGCACATCACGTTGTCGATGGCCGCGGCCGCCTTCCTGACGATTCTGCGTCGACACGCTCAAAAGGGGGGTCTTCAGGTGGTCCCGGTAATCTGATTCCTCTGACGGTCAACGAGATTCGACGACTGTTCAATCGTATCGCCTGTCCCGTTCGGCACGCCTTCGCTCACCTGTGGCATTGGTCGAACTGGCGGCGCATCAGGCAAGCCAGAGCCCGCGCCAGCCACTACAAACGACGACATCACAAACTGTCGTTGCAGTATTAGAGCATGTCTCTTGTGGGTGGGATCTTCTGTGCGGCATAATGCACCATCGTGGTCGATGCGTTGTCTTCCCGGCTGGTGCCGGATGCGTTGTGGGAGATCGTCGAACCGCTGTTACCCGGATTCCGGGCGCGGCCACAGGGCGGCGGCCGCGCAGCGCTCGATGACCGGGCAGTGTTCACTGCCATCGTCTATGTGCTCACCAGCGGGTGTGCGTGGCGGCACCTGCCACCGTCGTTCGGGGTCAGCGTTCCCACCGCGCACAGACGCTTCACGACCTGGGCCCGGGCCGGAGTATTCGACGAGCTGCACCGGCGCGTCCTCGACCGGCTCGGCGCCGGCGGGGACCTGGACTGGTCCGCCGCGATCCTCGACGCCGCCCACGTACGGGCGAAAAGGGGGGCTCTCTGACCGGTCCCAGCCCGGTCGATCGAGGCAAGAACGGATCGAAGATCCATATCCTGTCCGACGCGGACGGCATCCCGCTGGTCACTGCGGCGACCTCGGCGAACACCCACGACAGTGTCATGTTGCAGCCCATGGTCGCCGCTATCCCCGCAGTGCGCTCGCCTCGCGGGCCGCGTCGCCGCAGGCCCGGACGGCTGCGGGCGGACAAGGGCTACGACTATCCCGTCCACCGCCGGTGGTTGCGCGCACGGAGCATCGTTCCGCGGATCGCCCGCCGCGGCGTCGACAGTAGCGAGCGTCTCGGGCGTTACCGGTGGAAGATCGAACGCACCCTGGCGTGGCTGAGCGGCTACCGGCGGCTGACCATCCGCTACGAACGTCTCGGTGAGCACTTCGCCGCCTTTCTCCAACTCGCTGCGGCGTTGACCTGCTTCAAGAAGCTCGCCAAATGAGACATGCTCTTAAGCGCATCCGTCCCGCGTTTCGGTACGAGCGGTCCCTTGAGGTGATCACTGCAGCCCGCGCGTTCGGTCTGGTCACCAAGTCGAATCTGATCCTAGGCATGGGTGAGACGCCTGAGGAGGTGCGCGAGGCGATGGCGGATCTGTACGAGGCCGGCTGCGACATCATCACCATCACCCAGTACCTCCGCCCCTCGCCGCGGCACCATCCCGTCGAACGCTGGGTCAAGCCAAAGGAATTTGTCGAGCACTCCGAGTACGCCACCGAGCTAGGCTTCGCCGGCGTCATGGCCGGCCCGCTGGTCCGGTCCTCGTACCGCGCCGGACGCCTCTACGCCCAGGCCATGGCCCACCATGGGCGCACGCTGCCCGGCGGTCAGGCACACCTTGCAGAGAGGGGCATCGCGTCACAGAAGGCCGATTCACTGCTCGCCCGATCTGAAAGTCATTAAATGATGTTTCGGTAATAGATCGTGTCGCTGCACGTGATTCGCACCGCGCTGCTTGATCATTGCCGAATGGCAGGGAAGGAGACCGGTTCCAGCGAGGAGTCCAACGCCCGGAAAGTCAAGCAACGCGGTGTTCGTCGTGATCTCGACGCGTTGCGTGAGCGGCGGATGCGGGCGGCGGAGATGTTCGCTGCAGGACGACGGCAGATCGATGTCGCGGTCGAGCTGGAGGTCTCCCAGCAGACTGCGTCCCGGTGGTTTCGGCAGTGGGCG comes from Rhodococcus sp. B50 and encodes:
- a CDS encoding enoyl-CoA hydratase produces the protein MTTVDTGVVSSVDNGVLHVLINRPASMNAVTTATLDAIAESFEAHSENPEVRAAVLTGAGRAFCTGADIAGLDLSAAPSAATIDAANRVTATIRAFPHPVVGAVRGAAAGVGVSLALACDLTVASESSYFLLAFTRIGLMPDGGATALVAASVGRARAMGLALLAERLPADEAKQAGLIAQVYADDQFDAEVDSLLGRLAAGPASALRATKDAINAATLTQLDFAFERERAGQLALLEAPDFIEGVAAFQNKRSPKFIR
- a CDS encoding IS1380 family transposase, with protein sequence MSKSTSPYPHLSASGTGTGVVSHAGAVLLLRTAEKTGLTTALTTELAQFRKPLARHDPGKILLDLALSLAIGGDCLADINQLRAHPELFGQVASDPTVSRLITTLAGDADTALAAIGRARATARAHAWTAAGSVAPDHAIDEHTPLVIDIDATLVTAHSDKESAAPNFKRGFGFHPLCAFVDHGEHGTGEPVAMLLRPGNAGSNTAADHVTVVQGALAQLPFDPGYRVGKKVLVRIDGAGGTHSLIEYLTKRRLSYSVGFGLTDAYAAAIDLVPEQAWTPAYDSDGQVRDGAWVTEITGLLDLSTWPTGMRVIVRKERPHPGAQLRFTDRDGLRLTAFVTNTRRGQLPDLELRHRRRARCEDRIRTAKATGLQNLPLHGFDQNRIWLALVQLACELTAWMQMLAFTEVPARRWEPKRLRLRVLSIAGKIARHARQVRLRLAATAPGVDVLVAGLNRLTALPAPV
- a CDS encoding helix-turn-helix domain-containing protein — its product is MPKILRARPAVDSDEERTVRRLAGARHAPADWVQRGRIIALSWDGLRVPAIAAQLGCHEQTVRRWLERFNADGLDGLADRGGQGRKRRITEGERSRILALVKQTPPGRPDRTPDGQLAAAEAAGPPEWTLNALTAAARAEGIDVHRSQVRRILLAEGVRWRRTRTWIRSTDPDFAGKGHGSSRSTPHHRRTRRSSAPTNSAR
- a CDS encoding transposase; this translates as MIPRSFPPAPGGSPDGHRIKATLDYGRGPEKTWVYGALRPRDGHELTMTASCRNSIAYQRFLQVMERDNPDGEIVVVTDNLSSHRSVSTRAWLEEHPRIRQVFIPVGACWLNLQEGWWRIFRKAALAGQTFADPDEIEAATLLATAQLNARARPWLWGRPAPPTRKLRRRFVYFL
- a CDS encoding IS701 family transposase gives rise to the protein MQSEVLEWSAGFTAFCSRFAHRFSRVESRRRMVAYVRGLLAEVERKNGWTLAEAAGDAGPEGMQRLLNFYAWDCDGLRDDVRDVVLEAIGDEQTGVLIVDETGFLKKGNRSAGVARQYSGTAGRIENSQVGVFLAYASARGRALIDRELYLPKSWTEDRDRCRDAGIDDDIGFATKPALAQSMIERALDAGVPFGWVTADEAYGQVGRLRMWLESRGVAHVLAVPKTQMVVSMQLRQRRAHTVISEVDASVWQRLSCGDGAHGPRVYDWAAVPIRPLREPGRGHWLLARRSIADPEQIAYYICYGPADTPLAKLVRVAGSRWAIEECFQTAKNETGLDHYQVRGYTAWYRHITLSMAAAAFLTILRRHAQKGGLQVVPVI
- a CDS encoding IS5 family transposase (programmed frameshift), whose protein sequence is MSSRLVPDALWEIVEPLLPGFRARPQGGGRAALDDRAVFTAIVYVLTSGCAWRHLPPSFGVSVPTAHRRFTTWARAGVFDELHRRVLDRLGAGGDLDWSAAILDAAHVRAKRGSLTGPSPVDRGKNGSKIHILSDADGIPLVTAATSANTHDSVMLQPMVAAIPAVRSPRGPRRRRPGRLRADKGYDYPVHRRWLRARSIVPRIARRGVDSSERLGRYRWKIERTLAWLSGYRRLTIRYERLGEHFAAFLQLAAALTCFKKLAK